In one window of Candidatus Sulfuricurvum sp. RIFRC-1 DNA:
- a CDS encoding ATP-binding cassette domain-containing protein, whose amino-acid sequence MNSVLNIENISFGYSKDIFIFDNFSLALNKGEIKAIVGPSGVGKSTLFELVLGHRKPSSGFIRASSYSQVFQDPYSSFHPTYTIREQIIEVTSMEGYQELLEQMGLEEYHLDMLPHKLSGGQLQRCSILRALLMKPELLLLDEPTSALDNLNQLEIMKLIVNHITGMGVLLITHDGDLARWCADEIITLTQPMSN is encoded by the coding sequence TTGAACTCTGTTTTAAATATCGAAAATATATCTTTTGGATATAGTAAAGATATATTTATTTTTGATAATTTTTCTTTAGCCCTTAACAAAGGGGAAATCAAAGCGATTGTCGGGCCCAGCGGTGTCGGTAAATCGACACTGTTTGAACTCGTTTTAGGGCATCGTAAACCCTCATCCGGGTTTATCCGAGCATCGTCGTATTCTCAAGTCTTTCAAGATCCCTACAGCTCATTTCATCCTACCTATACGATACGAGAACAAATCATAGAAGTAACGTCGATGGAGGGGTATCAGGAGTTGTTAGAACAGATGGGATTGGAAGAGTATCATCTGGATATGTTGCCGCATAAACTCTCAGGAGGTCAGCTGCAGAGATGCTCAATCCTTCGTGCATTGCTGATGAAGCCGGAATTGCTGCTTTTGGATGAACCGACTTCGGCACTTGATAATCTTAATCAGCTCGAAATTATGAAATTGATTGTGAATCATATAACAGGGATGGGTGTGCTATTGATCACCCATGACGGTGATTTGGCACGCTGGTGTGCGGATGAGATTATTACCCTAACTCAACCAATGTCGAATTAA
- the purQ gene encoding phosphoribosylformylglycinamidine synthase subunit PurQ yields the protein MKVGIIQFPGTNCEYDAQYAFAALGCETQILWHKEDVIPSDMDLVVAAGGFSYGDYLRSGAIAKMSPIMKALKVYADNGGKVLGICNGFQVLTETGLLPGALKRNEGLHFISRHHHLKVINNDNDFLRHCSVDQVVNIPIAHHDGNFYIDEEGLKELYANNQVLLQYTDCSGNIDNPNGSVDSIAGICNKAKNVFGLMPHPERAMEALLGSDDGRAMLEGFINA from the coding sequence ATGAAAGTAGGCATCATCCAATTTCCGGGGACAAACTGTGAGTATGATGCCCAATATGCGTTTGCCGCATTAGGGTGCGAAACACAAATTCTTTGGCACAAAGAAGATGTTATCCCCTCTGACATGGATTTGGTAGTAGCCGCAGGAGGATTCAGCTACGGCGATTATCTCCGCAGCGGTGCCATTGCAAAAATGTCTCCGATTATGAAAGCCCTTAAAGTATATGCGGATAACGGCGGAAAAGTTTTAGGAATTTGCAACGGTTTTCAAGTTCTAACCGAAACCGGCCTCCTTCCAGGTGCACTCAAACGGAATGAGGGGCTACACTTTATTTCTCGTCACCACCATCTGAAAGTGATCAATAACGATAATGATTTCTTACGTCATTGTTCAGTCGATCAAGTGGTCAATATCCCTATTGCACACCATGACGGCAACTTCTATATCGATGAAGAAGGACTCAAAGAGCTTTACGCGAATAATCAAGTGCTGTTACAATACACTGATTGCTCGGGAAATATCGATAATCCAAACGGGTCAGTCGACAGTATCGCAGGGATTTGCAATAAAGCCAAAAATGTTTTTGGTCTTATGCCCCATCCTGAACGCGCGATGGAGGCTCTTTTAGGTTCAGATGATGGACGAGCGATGCTCGAAGGGTTTATAAACGCTTGA
- the crcB gene encoding fluoride efflux transporter CrcB: MSWQTILAIGSGAFLGAILRAYMNGVVNHNFPHTLPFGTMSVNLLGSFIIGALFAYFTYTTLFSVHMKSFLTTGFLGGLTTYSTFAMETFLLLSGGHLLMAAANMALNTFGTVLMAASGYYLIRHWLS; encoded by the coding sequence ATGAGCTGGCAAACCATCCTCGCTATCGGTAGCGGTGCCTTTTTAGGGGCGATACTTCGTGCCTATATGAACGGTGTTGTCAATCATAACTTTCCTCACACCCTCCCTTTTGGGACAATGTCGGTTAATCTGCTGGGCAGTTTCATCATCGGTGCACTCTTCGCCTACTTCACCTATACGACCCTCTTTAGTGTACACATGAAATCATTTCTTACTACCGGCTTTTTGGGGGGGCTCACAACTTATTCCACCTTTGCGATGGAAACTTTTTTATTGCTCAGCGGCGGCCATCTGCTTATGGCGGCGGCCAATATGGCGCTCAATACCTTCGGAACCGTTTTAATGGCAGCGTCAGGGTATTATTTAATTCGACATTGGTTGAGTTAG
- a CDS encoding glutamate-5-semialdehyde dehydrogenase: protein MEQFLEKAKSASRVLATMSGSERNRILREMAEALRANTMNIIEANALDMRNAQESSLAPSMKERLLLDEKRIDAMAVAILEIAALKDPIGKVIEGWVTEAGLKIEKVSIPIGVIGIIYESRPNVTSDTAALCFKSSNGCVLKGGKEAEASNKIIADVLQQVLVRNNLPKELIALLPDATREGVAKLIKMDQYVDLIVPRGGEALIRFVSQNASVPVVKHDKGLCHTYIDKGANIENAIAIALNAKVQRPGVCNSMETLLVDGAIAAEVLPILKEAFERAHTQLKGCELTREVIDVETASEEDFDTEYLANILNIRVVDGVEGAISHIVRFGSGHSEAIITENITTSERFMDCVDAAAVYVNASTRFTDGGAFGFGAEVGISTNKLHARGPMGVEGLTTYKYKVYGKGQIR from the coding sequence ATGGAACAATTTTTAGAAAAAGCAAAATCTGCCAGTCGTGTTTTAGCGACGATGAGCGGGTCGGAACGTAACCGTATTTTGCGAGAGATGGCCGAAGCGCTTCGTGCAAACACGATGAACATCATCGAAGCTAATGCTTTGGATATGCGAAATGCGCAGGAGAGCAGTCTTGCTCCATCGATGAAAGAGCGATTGCTGTTGGATGAAAAGCGGATTGATGCGATGGCAGTCGCAATCCTTGAGATTGCCGCACTTAAAGATCCTATCGGAAAAGTGATCGAGGGATGGGTCACCGAAGCGGGGCTGAAAATCGAGAAAGTGAGCATCCCTATCGGGGTAATCGGGATCATTTACGAATCCCGTCCGAATGTAACCTCAGATACGGCGGCACTCTGTTTTAAAAGTTCGAACGGGTGTGTCCTCAAGGGGGGAAAAGAGGCTGAAGCTTCCAACAAGATCATTGCTGATGTATTACAGCAGGTTCTGGTCCGCAATAATCTCCCGAAAGAGTTGATTGCTCTGCTACCCGATGCAACGCGTGAAGGGGTGGCTAAACTGATCAAAATGGATCAATACGTCGATTTGATCGTTCCACGGGGTGGCGAAGCCTTGATTCGCTTTGTGAGTCAAAATGCGAGTGTCCCTGTTGTCAAACACGATAAAGGGCTGTGCCATACCTATATCGATAAAGGGGCGAATATCGAGAATGCGATAGCCATTGCCCTTAATGCGAAAGTACAGCGTCCCGGAGTGTGCAATTCGATGGAGACACTGCTCGTTGATGGAGCGATTGCCGCAGAGGTCCTCCCGATCCTCAAAGAGGCATTTGAGCGTGCACATACACAGCTCAAAGGGTGTGAATTAACCCGTGAAGTGATCGATGTGGAAACTGCGAGTGAAGAGGATTTTGATACGGAGTATCTCGCCAATATTCTTAATATTCGTGTAGTCGATGGAGTTGAGGGGGCGATAAGCCATATCGTTCGATTCGGATCGGGTCACTCCGAGGCGATCATTACCGAAAACATCACCACATCCGAGCGGTTTATGGATTGCGTAGATGCGGCGGCGGTGTATGTGAATGCTTCTACCCGTTTCACCGATGGCGGGGCTTTCGGATTCGGGGCTGAAGTGGGAATTAGTACCAATAAACTCCATGCCAGAGGACCGATGGGTGTGGAGGGTTTAACGACGTATAAATACAAAGTGTATGGAAAAGGACAGATTCGTTGA
- a CDS encoding EAL domain-containing protein: protein MSDRYIGRQPIINAKAKIVAYDLLYRESGHNDDNGLTAAVISNLLVSMESILGKHIGFIRVNTEFLHYDVIDLLLQEKVVYSLFADAVIDEALADRMRYLRDQGYRFALNDCIFTQESAVHYALILPALSYIKIDVTNSDLSFVGRNIPMFHEVGIEVIGTKIETHDAYDLCRSMGFDYYQGYFISEPNIIKNASFSPEQEGIFRLWNLLQGESEMPELVEAFQNNHAISLKLLRFINSAAFSLRNPVSSIEQVLTLMGRDPISRWIMLMMFSEQGGSEKRVPLLLMVVHRTELMSALVQVINPKATKKDLSMAYFTGMLSLIHLLFHMSQRDILSKLNISYEIEQAVLEGEGFYGEMLDLVRSIELFDTEAIEEYLETLGLKYAIIEPIITEVMEKVNTFEKAIEE from the coding sequence ATGAGCGATCGATATATCGGACGACAGCCTATCATCAATGCCAAAGCTAAAATCGTCGCGTATGATTTACTCTACCGTGAATCAGGTCATAATGACGACAACGGATTGACCGCAGCCGTTATTAGTAATCTCCTGGTTTCGATGGAGAGTATTTTGGGTAAACATATCGGGTTTATCCGGGTTAATACCGAGTTTCTGCATTACGATGTTATTGATCTGCTTTTGCAAGAAAAGGTAGTTTATTCTCTTTTTGCCGATGCAGTGATTGACGAAGCTCTTGCGGATCGAATGCGATATTTGCGTGATCAGGGATATCGGTTCGCGCTCAATGACTGCATTTTTACTCAAGAGAGTGCTGTCCATTATGCTTTGATTCTTCCAGCTTTGAGTTATATTAAAATCGATGTTACGAACAGTGATTTATCTTTTGTCGGACGAAATATTCCAATGTTTCATGAGGTCGGGATTGAAGTCATCGGGACGAAAATCGAGACGCATGATGCGTATGATTTGTGCCGTTCAATGGGATTTGATTATTATCAGGGCTATTTTATCTCCGAACCCAATATCATTAAAAACGCCTCTTTTTCTCCTGAACAAGAGGGGATATTCCGTTTGTGGAACCTTCTGCAAGGTGAAAGTGAAATGCCGGAGCTTGTTGAAGCGTTTCAAAACAACCATGCTATCAGCTTAAAATTGCTTCGTTTCATCAACTCTGCGGCATTCTCGTTGCGTAATCCTGTTTCTTCGATTGAGCAGGTGTTGACACTCATGGGGCGTGATCCGATTTCACGCTGGATTATGTTGATGATGTTCTCAGAACAAGGAGGCAGTGAAAAACGGGTTCCTCTATTGCTGATGGTCGTTCATCGTACGGAGTTGATGAGTGCTTTAGTACAGGTAATTAATCCCAAAGCAACCAAAAAAGATCTTTCAATGGCCTATTTTACCGGGATGCTCTCTTTGATCCATCTTTTGTTCCACATGTCACAGCGGGATATCTTATCAAAGCTCAATATCTCGTATGAGATTGAGCAAGCGGTTTTAGAAGGGGAGGGATTTTATGGCGAGATGCTGGATTTGGTTCGCTCCATCGAGTTGTTTGATACCGAGGCGATTGAAGAGTATTTAGAGACTTTGGGTCTAAAATATGCGATAATAGAGCCGATTATTACCGAAGTTATGGAAAAAGTAAATACGTTTGAAAAGGCGATAGAAGAATGA
- the purS gene encoding phosphoribosylformylglycinamidine synthase subunit PurS: protein MKAIVNVFLKNGVLDSQGKAVQHALSGHGFESVRDVRVGKQIIIEMNESDAVVAKEKVAHMCEELLANTVIEDYEIEIQA from the coding sequence ATGAAAGCAATTGTAAACGTATTTTTGAAAAACGGAGTTTTGGACTCTCAAGGTAAAGCGGTACAGCATGCCCTCAGCGGTCACGGCTTTGAAAGTGTTCGTGATGTCCGTGTCGGCAAACAAATCATCATTGAGATGAATGAGTCTGATGCTGTGGTCGCAAAAGAAAAAGTAGCCCATATGTGTGAAGAGCTTTTGGCCAATACCGTTATCGAAGATTATGAAATCGAGATTCAAGCATGA
- a CDS encoding lysophospholipid acyltransferase family protein: MIFARIKWLYAVIVIFTGMTLMIATFYLLPKPYAVKVSAWFIRLLVFVPVRVKGRPDPDAQMYLINHQSDIDIGIMETISTKDLAWVAKKELFNVPFFGLVVRLPKDIALERESKTALVKLIKECKDRLDHGRVITIFPEGTRTETGKMKPFKAGAKMVADKYSLKVQPVVLIATAWHFSNKRKDFNPGTITAVYLDSFIADKSNPEWLNEIHTLMQKVYDDELANHPRYR; encoded by the coding sequence GTGATCTTTGCTCGAATTAAGTGGCTTTATGCGGTAATCGTCATCTTTACCGGGATGACCCTGATGATCGCTACTTTTTATCTCCTCCCAAAGCCTTACGCTGTTAAAGTTTCGGCATGGTTCATCCGTCTTCTTGTTTTTGTACCTGTCCGTGTCAAAGGGAGACCCGATCCGGATGCGCAAATGTATTTAATCAACCATCAAAGCGACATTGACATCGGTATTATGGAGACGATTAGTACCAAAGATTTGGCATGGGTCGCTAAAAAAGAGCTGTTTAATGTCCCGTTTTTCGGTTTGGTTGTTCGTCTTCCCAAAGACATCGCATTGGAGCGAGAGTCTAAAACCGCGCTTGTCAAACTGATCAAAGAGTGCAAAGACCGCCTCGATCATGGCCGTGTTATCACTATTTTCCCCGAAGGAACCCGTACCGAAACCGGCAAAATGAAGCCTTTTAAAGCGGGCGCAAAAATGGTTGCCGACAAGTATAGTCTCAAAGTGCAGCCCGTCGTGTTAATCGCAACGGCATGGCATTTCAGCAACAAACGGAAAGATTTTAACCCCGGTACTATCACCGCCGTTTATTTGGACTCGTTTATAGCGGATAAGAGCAATCCGGAGTGGCTCAATGAAATCCATACTCTAATGCAAAAGGTCTATGATGATGAGCTGGCAAACCATCCTCGCTATCGGTAG